Proteins from one Bacteroides zhangwenhongii genomic window:
- a CDS encoding SusC/RagA family TonB-linked outer membrane protein, translating to MKRKLMFFMTFLFIGIGLATAQTSKVTGLVTSEEDGQPVVGASVLVNGTTLGTITDIDGKFTISNVPSSSKTLRVSYVGMIPQEVTIKEGILNIVLRSDAKALDEVVVTALGIKRSEKILGYAASTVKNDDLVAAKSGSVMSGLSGKIAGVNISSSGTAGSSQKVIVRGYSSFSSNQPLYVIDGVPMSNNTSLSNDQGNGVIAAGDAIDFGNGANDINPDDVESVTVLKGASATALYGSRAANGVVMITTKRAKQEKLTVSYDGSFMASNVLRVPQEQDKFGQGWGTWDRSENGSWGPALDGRLNEWGSSKLTTPMKKHYSFVKDNLRNFYTTGFEMNNNISVRTGNEKMGLMLSYGNTSSNGVLPNNADKYERNTLSFRGNMKFGKFAADASITYIRKDMTKAAAGQGNAGATMQQELIQHPVDIDYSVMKDFNDERFNGDNYYTWYAQNPYWVLANNKNNYQDDRIYGKLELSYEVIPGLKAVGRLGGDFTNSRQKLRTAKLTYADNSYSSIGGKSEEKGTYTERTDNYDQIDATLFLSANYNIGTDITLGGTAGWNLNQRKSSYLKSFLEGLFMEGWYNLQNGTDKPVSTNYSDLRRTIGAFAQVEFGYKNFWFVNLSGRNDWSSTLPIHHNSFFYGGINTSVILTDMFPSLKNNVIDFLKVRAAWGQTGNDADVYRTLAYYIPDHISSGYGYLDTPLNGALGLTEYNRQPNNNLKPEKTSEWELGLTANFLSNRIGIDFAYYDKLTKNQIIAADVAPETRYTSAVRNVGEISNKGIEIALNLTPIRTKEVEWDLGVTFSKNWSKVNKLWNEGDKPVTEYVLKTAYSANFVAKVGEPLGIFQVPALATVQDENSPYYGKVIVDANGIPTTSNSEMKTIGSSAPDFNMGFNTRVSYKGFTLSAVADWRKGGYMYSYTAQLMHFVGNTTRSLFNNREPFVVPNSVIALKDGGYAENNRPVTSDNMSSYYSDSYSDSQFENFIIPKGYVKLRELVLSYSFPKAWISKLGIQQLDLSLIGRNLFMWTPKANNYVDPETTTFGNDIASELGEFAALPSTRNIGGGIKVVF from the coding sequence ATGAAAAGAAAATTGATGTTCTTCATGACCTTCCTATTTATAGGCATAGGTCTGGCGACAGCGCAGACATCCAAAGTGACCGGATTGGTAACATCCGAAGAAGATGGACAGCCTGTCGTAGGTGCTTCAGTATTAGTCAATGGCACCACTCTTGGTACAATCACCGATATTGACGGTAAATTTACAATCAGCAACGTACCAAGTTCCTCCAAAACCTTACGTGTTTCTTATGTGGGAATGATCCCCCAGGAAGTGACAATCAAAGAAGGAATTTTAAACATCGTGCTGCGTTCGGACGCGAAGGCGCTGGACGAGGTGGTCGTTACCGCTTTAGGTATCAAAAGAAGCGAGAAAATACTGGGTTATGCCGCTTCTACAGTGAAAAATGACGATTTGGTCGCAGCCAAGTCAGGTTCCGTGATGTCCGGACTTTCCGGAAAAATAGCCGGTGTAAACATTTCCAGCTCCGGAACGGCCGGTAGCTCACAGAAAGTAATCGTGCGCGGTTACTCCTCTTTCTCCAGCAACCAGCCGCTATACGTCATCGACGGCGTGCCGATGTCCAACAACACCAGCCTCTCCAACGACCAGGGCAACGGTGTCATTGCGGCCGGCGACGCTATCGACTTCGGTAACGGGGCAAACGACATCAACCCCGACGACGTGGAATCCGTCACCGTACTGAAAGGCGCCTCAGCCACCGCTCTCTACGGCTCGCGTGCCGCCAACGGTGTAGTGATGATCACCACCAAACGCGCCAAACAAGAGAAACTGACCGTTTCGTACGACGGCTCTTTCATGGCTTCCAACGTGCTCCGCGTGCCGCAGGAACAGGACAAGTTCGGACAAGGCTGGGGAACGTGGGACAGAAGCGAGAACGGATCGTGGGGACCTGCATTGGACGGCCGGCTCAACGAATGGGGCTCCAGCAAACTGACTACCCCGATGAAAAAGCACTACTCGTTCGTGAAAGACAATCTCCGCAACTTCTACACCACCGGATTCGAGATGAACAACAACATCAGCGTCCGCACCGGCAACGAAAAGATGGGCTTGATGCTTTCTTACGGCAACACCTCCTCTAACGGCGTGCTGCCCAACAATGCCGACAAATATGAACGTAACACCCTGTCATTCCGCGGCAACATGAAATTCGGCAAGTTCGCCGCCGACGCCAGCATCACGTATATCCGCAAAGACATGACGAAAGCCGCCGCCGGACAAGGAAACGCGGGAGCCACCATGCAGCAGGAACTGATACAGCACCCGGTGGACATCGACTATTCCGTCATGAAGGATTTCAACGACGAACGGTTCAACGGAGACAACTATTACACGTGGTACGCGCAGAACCCTTACTGGGTACTCGCCAACAATAAGAACAACTATCAGGACGACCGCATCTACGGTAAGCTGGAATTGTCTTACGAGGTCATTCCCGGTCTGAAGGCCGTAGGACGTCTCGGAGGTGACTTCACCAACTCCCGCCAGAAGCTGCGCACGGCGAAACTGACGTACGCCGACAATTCGTACAGCAGCATCGGAGGCAAATCCGAAGAAAAGGGTACTTATACCGAACGTACCGACAATTACGACCAGATCGACGCGACCCTCTTTCTGAGCGCCAACTACAATATCGGCACGGACATCACTCTCGGAGGTACGGCGGGATGGAACCTCAACCAACGGAAATCGTCTTATCTGAAGTCGTTTCTCGAAGGGCTGTTCATGGAAGGATGGTACAATCTGCAGAACGGGACCGACAAGCCCGTCAGCACCAATTACAGCGATTTGCGCAGAACAATCGGAGCCTTCGCACAGGTGGAATTCGGGTACAAGAATTTCTGGTTTGTCAACCTTTCCGGACGCAACGACTGGTCGTCTACACTGCCTATCCACCACAACAGTTTCTTCTACGGAGGAATCAACACGTCCGTCATCCTGACCGATATGTTCCCCTCGCTGAAAAACAACGTGATAGACTTCCTGAAAGTGCGCGCCGCATGGGGACAGACGGGTAACGACGCCGACGTGTACAGAACGCTGGCATACTACATCCCCGATCATATTTCATCCGGCTACGGCTATCTGGACACTCCGCTGAACGGGGCGCTGGGACTGACCGAATACAACCGCCAGCCCAACAACAACCTGAAACCGGAGAAGACTTCCGAATGGGAATTGGGCTTGACCGCCAACTTCCTCAGCAACCGCATCGGCATTGACTTCGCCTACTACGACAAGCTGACCAAAAACCAGATCATCGCGGCAGACGTCGCCCCGGAAACACGCTACACCAGTGCCGTGCGCAACGTTGGCGAAATTTCCAACAAAGGTATCGAAATCGCCCTCAACCTGACTCCGATCCGCACCAAAGAGGTGGAATGGGACTTGGGAGTCACCTTCAGCAAGAACTGGAGCAAGGTGAACAAGTTGTGGAACGAGGGGGACAAGCCTGTGACCGAATACGTATTGAAAACGGCTTACAGCGCTAACTTCGTTGCCAAAGTCGGCGAACCGCTCGGAATCTTCCAAGTGCCCGCCCTCGCTACCGTACAGGACGAGAACAGCCCTTACTACGGCAAAGTGATTGTCGATGCCAACGGTATCCCGACTACCAGCAACAGCGAAATGAAGACGATCGGTTCGTCCGCTCCCGACTTCAATATGGGCTTCAACACCCGCGTGAGCTACAAAGGATTCACCCTTTCCGCTGTGGCCGACTGGCGTAAAGGCGGTTATATGTACTCCTACACCGCACAGCTGATGCACTTCGTCGGCAACACTACCCGCTCGCTGTTCAACAACCGCGAACCGTTCGTCGTGCCCAACTCCGTAATCGCCCTCAAGGACGGAGGCTACGCCGAAAACAACCGTCCCGTGACCAGCGACAACATGAGCAGTTATTACAGCGACTCTTACTCGGACAGCCAGTTCGAGAACTTCATCATCCCGAAAGGTTATGTGAAACTGAGGGAACTGGTCTTGTCTTACTCATTCCCGAAAGCATGGATTTCCAAACTGGGTATCCAGCAGCTAGACCTGAGCCTGATCGGACGCAACCTCTTTATGTGGACTCCGAAAGCTAACAATTACGTAGACCCGGAAACCACAACTTTCGGTAACGATATCGCTTCCGAACTGGGAGAATTTGCCGCCTTGCCTTCTACGCGCAATATAGGTGGAGGTATTAAAGTTGTATTCTAA
- the rfbA gene encoding glucose-1-phosphate thymidylyltransferase RfbA has translation MKGIILAGGSATRLYPLSKAISKQIMPVYDKPMIYYPLSTLMLAGIREILIISTPRDLPMFRDLLGTGEELGMSFSYKVQEQPNGLAQAFVLGADFLNGEPGCLILGDNMFYGQGFSAMLRRAANIEKGACIFGYYVKDPRAYGVVEFDEQGKVISLEEKPAVPKSNYAVPGLYFYDATVTEKAAALRPSARGEYEITDLNRLYLEEGTLKVELFGRGFAWLDTGNCDSLLEASNFVATIQNRQGFYVSCIEEIAWRQGWIPTEQLLLLGQRLEKTEYGKYLIELAKQS, from the coding sequence ATGAAGGGAATTATTCTTGCCGGTGGTAGTGCCACTCGCCTCTATCCGCTTTCTAAAGCGATCTCCAAACAGATAATGCCTGTCTACGACAAGCCGATGATTTACTATCCGCTGTCTACACTGATGTTGGCGGGGATTCGTGAGATTTTGATCATCTCAACTCCGCGTGACTTGCCGATGTTCCGCGATTTGCTGGGGACGGGTGAGGAATTGGGTATGTCTTTCTCTTACAAAGTGCAGGAGCAGCCTAACGGGTTGGCGCAGGCTTTCGTGTTGGGAGCCGATTTCCTGAATGGAGAACCGGGCTGCTTGATTCTTGGAGATAATATGTTTTACGGGCAAGGTTTCTCCGCCATGCTTCGCCGGGCTGCCAATATAGAGAAGGGAGCTTGTATATTCGGCTATTATGTGAAAGACCCTCGCGCGTACGGCGTGGTGGAATTTGACGAACAGGGAAAGGTTATTTCGCTGGAAGAGAAACCGGCAGTGCCGAAAAGCAATTACGCCGTTCCCGGATTGTATTTCTATGATGCCACCGTGACGGAAAAAGCGGCGGCTCTTCGACCCTCAGCACGTGGAGAATACGAAATAACAGACCTCAACCGCCTGTATCTGGAAGAAGGCACTTTGAAAGTGGAACTTTTCGGACGCGGATTCGCGTGGTTGGATACGGGAAACTGTGACAGTCTGCTGGAGGCGTCCAACTTTGTTGCCACCATCCAAAACCGACAAGGTTTCTATGTCAGTTGTATTGAAGAGATAGCCTGGCGTCAGGGGTGGATTCCGACCGAACAACTGCTGCTGCTGGGACAACGCCTCGAAAAGACCGAGTACGGCAAATATTTGATAGAACTGGCGAAACAATCCTAA
- the ppk1 gene encoding polyphosphate kinase 1, protein MENKYKYFKRDISWLSFNYRVLLEALDERLPLYERINFISIYSSNLEEFYKIRVADHKAVASGATESDEESVQSARELVEEINREVNRQLDDRVRIYEQKILPALQKNHIIFYQDSHVEPFHQQFIKDFFKEEIFPYLQPVPVSKDKIVSFLRDNRLYLAIRLYPKEERKEGEEGKERERIEAKEGIEKKGFPILESSRPPLYFVMKQPYAKVPRFIELPCHEKNHYLMFVEDIIKANLNLIFPGYDVESCYSIKISRDADILIDDTASSADLVAQLKKKVKKRKIGDVCRFVYDRAMPHDFLDFLVDAFHIHRDELVPGDKHLNLEDLRHLPSPNKSLPNTGKPLPSTGKSLPSNDKSSPNSGGKSLHSPEKPKPMKLTILDEKESIFNYVARKDLLLYYPYHSFEHFIHFLYEAVHNPETREIMVTQYRVAENSAVINTLIAAAQNGKKVTVFVELKARFDEENNLATAEMMQAVGIKIIYSIPGLKVHAKVALIRRHGLNGEKIPSYAYISTGNFNEKTATLYADCGLFTCRKEIVNDLYNLFRTLQGKEAPKFTTLLVARFNLIPELNRLIDREIALADQGKPARIILKMNALQDPTMIDRLYEASEHGVQIDLIIRGICCLIPDQPYSRNIRITRIVDSFLEHARIWYFGNGGNPKVFMGSPDWMRRNLYRRIEAITPVLDPDLRNSLIEMLTIQLADNQKACRVDAKLQNIFKKRTPGTPAIRAQYTLYNWLCSNNTQQPKDQPAMPQ, encoded by the coding sequence ATGGAAAACAAATATAAATATTTCAAGCGAGATATCAGCTGGCTATCGTTCAACTACCGCGTGTTGCTGGAGGCTTTGGACGAGCGTCTCCCCCTTTACGAACGCATCAACTTTATTTCCATCTACTCTTCCAACCTCGAAGAATTTTATAAAATCCGTGTAGCAGACCACAAAGCTGTTGCTTCCGGCGCAACGGAAAGTGATGAAGAAAGCGTACAATCCGCCCGCGAACTTGTAGAGGAAATCAACAGGGAAGTCAACCGGCAACTAGATGACCGTGTGCGCATCTACGAACAAAAAATATTGCCTGCCCTACAAAAGAACCACATCATCTTTTATCAAGACAGCCATGTAGAACCGTTCCATCAGCAGTTTATCAAAGACTTCTTCAAAGAAGAAATCTTCCCCTACCTGCAACCCGTACCCGTTTCCAAAGACAAAATCGTCTCTTTCTTACGAGATAACCGACTCTATCTCGCTATCCGACTCTATCCGAAAGAAGAAAGAAAAGAAGGAGAAGAAGGAAAAGAAAGAGAAAGAATAGAAGCAAAAGAAGGAATAGAAAAAAAAGGATTCCCCATCCTCGAATCCTCCCGTCCTCCTCTTTACTTCGTGATGAAGCAGCCCTACGCAAAAGTCCCCCGTTTCATCGAGTTGCCGTGTCATGAAAAAAATCATTACCTGATGTTTGTCGAAGACATCATCAAGGCGAACCTCAATCTAATTTTTCCCGGTTATGATGTCGAGTCGTGTTACAGTATAAAAATCTCCCGTGACGCCGACATATTAATTGACGACACCGCCAGCAGTGCCGACCTCGTAGCCCAGCTCAAGAAGAAAGTAAAGAAGCGTAAAATAGGAGACGTCTGCCGCTTCGTCTACGACCGTGCCATGCCGCACGACTTTCTGGATTTTCTCGTAGACGCGTTTCACATTCACCGCGACGAACTCGTTCCCGGCGACAAACACCTGAACCTGGAAGACCTGCGTCATCTCCCCAGCCCCAACAAGTCACTTCCCAACACCGGCAAACCACTTCCTAGTACAGGCAAATCACTTCCTAGCAATGATAAATCGTCCCCTAATTCCGGCGGCAAGTCACTCCACAGCCCCGAAAAGCCGAAGCCGATGAAACTCACCATCCTCGACGAAAAAGAATCCATCTTCAACTACGTCGCCCGGAAAGACCTGCTGCTCTATTACCCCTATCACTCCTTCGAGCACTTCATCCACTTCCTTTACGAAGCCGTGCACAATCCGGAAACCCGTGAAATCATGGTGACGCAATACCGTGTGGCGGAGAACTCCGCCGTCATCAACACCCTGATAGCCGCAGCCCAGAACGGCAAGAAAGTCACAGTATTTGTAGAGTTGAAAGCTCGTTTCGACGAAGAGAACAACCTAGCCACGGCCGAAATGATGCAAGCTGTCGGCATAAAAATCATATACAGCATTCCCGGTCTGAAAGTGCACGCCAAAGTAGCCCTTATCCGCCGTCATGGACTGAACGGTGAGAAAATCCCCAGCTACGCCTACATCAGCACCGGCAACTTCAACGAGAAAACCGCCACACTTTATGCCGACTGCGGACTATTCACCTGTCGCAAAGAAATAGTGAACGACCTTTACAACCTCTTCCGCACCCTTCAAGGCAAAGAAGCCCCGAAGTTCACCACCCTCCTTGTCGCCCGTTTCAACCTCATCCCAGAGTTGAACCGCCTCATCGACCGTGAGATTGCCCTAGCCGATCAAGGCAAACCCGCCCGCATCATCCTAAAAATGAACGCCCTTCAAGACCCCACCATGATAGACCGCCTCTACGAAGCCTCCGAACACGGTGTGCAGATAGACCTTATCATTCGCGGAATCTGCTGCCTCATCCCCGACCAGCCGTACAGCCGCAACATCCGCATCACCCGCATCGTAGACAGCTTTCTGGAACACGCCCGCATCTGGTACTTCGGCAACGGCGGCAATCCCAAAGTCTTCATGGGCTCACCCGACTGGATGCGTCGCAACCTCTACCGCCGCATCGAGGCCATCACCCCCGTCCTCGACCCCGACCTGCGCAACAGCCTGATCGAAATGCTTACCATCCAACTCGCCGACAACCAAAAAGCCTGCCGAGTAGACGCAAAGCTACAAAACATATTCAAAAAAAGAACACCCGGAACACCCGCCATCCGAGCGCAATACACCCTATATAACTGGCTTTGTTCAAATAACACCCAGCAACCCAAAGACCAACCAGCCATGCCCCAATAA
- a CDS encoding metallophosphoesterase family protein, with the protein MIRIGLLSDTHAYWDEKYLEYFEPCDEIWHAGDIGSVEVAERLAAFRPFRAVYGNIDGQAIRKLYPQVNRFTVDDTEVLIKHIGGYPGKYDPSIIGSLMTRPPKLFISGHSHILKVKYDKTLDMLHINPGAAGMSGFHKVRTLVRFVIERGTFKDLEVIELADK; encoded by the coding sequence ATGATAAGAATTGGATTATTATCCGATACCCATGCTTATTGGGATGAGAAATACCTGGAGTATTTTGAGCCGTGCGACGAGATTTGGCATGCCGGCGATATCGGTTCGGTGGAAGTGGCGGAGAGGTTGGCGGCGTTCCGTCCTTTCCGGGCAGTCTACGGAAATATTGACGGACAGGCTATCAGGAAGCTGTATCCGCAGGTGAACCGTTTTACGGTGGATGACACCGAAGTGCTGATAAAACACATAGGAGGTTATCCGGGAAAGTATGATCCTTCGATAATTGGAAGTCTGATGACACGCCCGCCTAAGTTGTTCATTAGCGGGCATTCTCATATATTAAAGGTGAAGTACGACAAGACGTTGGATATGTTGCACATCAATCCCGGAGCTGCGGGGATGTCAGGATTTCATAAAGTGCGTACATTGGTGCGCTTTGTCATCGAGCGGGGGACGTTTAAGGACTTGGAAGTTATCGAGTTGGCGGATAAATAA
- a CDS encoding inorganic phosphate transporter: protein METIYLCILIFLFVLAVFDLIVGVSNDAVNFLNSAVGAKAASFKTILFIAGVGIFIGASLSNGMMDIARHGIYQPEHFYFAEIMCILLAVMLTDVVLLDVFNSMGMPTSTTVSLVFELLGGTFALALIKVHNSDTLALGDLINTDKALSVIMAIFVSVAIAFFFGMLVQWIARVIFTFNYTKKMKYSIALFGGIAATSIIYFMLIKGLKDSSFMTPENKHWIQDNTLPLITVFFVFFTLLMQVLHWLKVNVFKVVVLMGTFALALAFAGNDLVNFIGVPLAGFSSFIDYTANGSGNPDNFLMTSLLGPAKTPWYFLIGAGAIMVYALCTSKKAHAVIKTSVDLSRQDEGEETFGSTPIARTIVRFSMALANGISRITPNSTKKWLDTRFRKDEAIIADGAAFDLVRASVNLVLAGLLIALGTSLKLPLSTTYVTFMVAMGTSLADRAWGRDSAVYRITGVLSVIGGWFITAGAAFTICFFVALVLHYGGNISIIALIGIAVFILIRSQVMYKKRKAKEQGNETLKQLMQTTDSEEALQLMRKHTREELGKVLEYAETNFELTVTSFLHENLRGLRRAMGSTKFEKQLVKQMKRTGTVAMCRLDNNTVLEKGLYYYQGNDFASELVYSISRLCEPCLEHIDNNFNPLDAIQKGEFSDTAEDITYLIQQCRRKLENNDYNNMEEEIRRANDLNGQLSLLKRKELQRIQSQSGSIRVSMVYLTMVQEAQNVVTYTINLMKVSRKFQIETD from the coding sequence ATGGAGACAATTTACTTATGCATCCTCATTTTCCTGTTCGTCCTTGCCGTGTTCGACCTCATTGTCGGCGTGAGCAATGACGCGGTCAATTTCCTGAACTCCGCGGTAGGCGCCAAAGCCGCATCGTTCAAGACCATCCTGTTCATAGCCGGTGTCGGCATTTTCATCGGCGCCTCCCTGTCCAACGGGATGATGGACATAGCCCGTCACGGCATCTACCAGCCCGAGCACTTCTACTTTGCCGAAATCATGTGCATCCTGCTTGCCGTCATGCTGACCGACGTAGTGCTTCTCGACGTCTTCAACTCAATGGGCATGCCCACCTCCACCACCGTTTCACTAGTCTTCGAGCTACTTGGAGGAACCTTCGCCCTCGCGCTCATCAAAGTGCACAACAGCGACACCCTCGCGCTGGGCGACCTCATCAACACCGACAAAGCCCTTTCCGTCATCATGGCAATCTTCGTATCCGTAGCCATCGCCTTCTTCTTCGGAATGCTTGTGCAGTGGATTGCCCGTGTGATATTCACCTTCAACTACACTAAAAAGATGAAGTACAGCATAGCCCTCTTCGGAGGCATCGCCGCCACCTCCATCATCTACTTCATGCTCATCAAAGGGCTGAAAGACAGCTCCTTCATGACACCCGAAAACAAACACTGGATACAAGACAACACCCTGCCGCTCATCACCGTGTTCTTCGTATTCTTCACCCTGCTGATGCAAGTCCTCCACTGGCTGAAAGTCAACGTCTTCAAAGTAGTCGTGCTGATGGGCACCTTCGCCCTCGCCCTCGCTTTCGCCGGCAACGACCTCGTCAACTTCATCGGCGTTCCCCTCGCCGGTTTCTCCTCCTTCATAGACTACACCGCCAACGGATCGGGCAACCCGGACAACTTCCTGATGACCTCCCTGCTAGGACCCGCCAAAACCCCGTGGTACTTCCTGATCGGAGCCGGAGCAATCATGGTCTACGCACTCTGCACCTCCAAAAAGGCGCACGCCGTTATCAAGACCTCCGTCGACCTCTCCCGCCAAGACGAAGGCGAAGAAACCTTCGGAAGCACCCCGATAGCCCGTACAATCGTCCGTTTCAGCATGGCGCTCGCCAACGGAATCTCACGAATCACTCCGAACAGCACCAAGAAATGGCTCGACACCCGCTTCCGCAAAGACGAAGCCATCATAGCCGACGGTGCAGCGTTCGACCTTGTCCGTGCCTCCGTCAACCTCGTGCTGGCAGGCCTGCTCATCGCTTTAGGAACATCACTGAAACTTCCCCTTTCCACCACCTACGTCACCTTCATGGTAGCTATGGGAACCTCACTGGCCGACCGTGCCTGGGGACGTGACTCCGCCGTTTACCGTATCACAGGCGTACTGAGCGTCATCGGCGGCTGGTTCATCACCGCCGGAGCCGCCTTCACCATCTGCTTCTTCGTCGCCCTCGTACTTCACTACGGAGGAAACATTTCCATCATCGCCCTCATCGGCATCGCCGTGTTCATCCTGATACGCAGCCAAGTGATGTACAAGAAACGCAAAGCGAAAGAGCAAGGCAACGAGACCCTGAAACAACTGATGCAGACCACCGACAGCGAAGAAGCTCTGCAACTGATGCGCAAGCACACCCGCGAAGAGCTCGGCAAAGTGTTGGAATACGCGGAAACGAACTTCGAACTCACCGTCACCTCCTTCCTCCACGAAAACCTGCGAGGATTGCGTCGCGCGATGGGCTCCACCAAATTCGAGAAGCAGCTCGTCAAGCAGATGAAGCGTACCGGAACCGTCGCCATGTGCCGTCTCGACAACAACACCGTGCTCGAAAAAGGGCTTTACTACTACCAGGGCAACGACTTCGCCAGCGAACTGGTGTACAGCATTTCCCGTCTCTGCGAACCGTGTCTGGAGCACATCGACAACAACTTCAACCCATTGGACGCTATCCAAAAAGGCGAATTCAGCGACACGGCCGAAGACATCACTTACCTGATCCAGCAATGTCGCAGAAAACTGGAAAACAACGATTACAATAACATGGAAGAAGAAATCCGCCGCGCCAACGACCTTAACGGACAACTCTCGCTGCTGAAACGTAAAGAACTGCAGCGCATCCAAAGCCAGTCGGGAAGTATCCGCGTCAGCATGGTATACCTGACGATGGTTCAGGAAGCCCAAAACGTGGTGACTTACACCATCAATCTAATGAAAGTAAGCCGTAAGTTCCAGATCGAGACCGACTGA
- the rfbB gene encoding dTDP-glucose 4,6-dehydratase: MKTYLVTGAAGFIGANYIKYILAKHSDIKVVILDALTYAGNLGTIAKDIDNERCVFIKGDIGSRDVVDSLFAEYRFDYVVNFAAESHVDRSIENPQLFLITNILGTQNLLDCARRAWVMGKDEQGYPTWRKGVRYHQVSTDEVYGSLGAEGYFTETTPLCPHSPYSASKTSADLFVMAYHDTYKMPVTITRCSNNYGPYHFPEKLIPLIIKNILEGKHLPVYGDGSNVRDWLYVEDHCKAIDLVVREGQEGEVYNVGGHNEKTNLEIVKLTISTIHRLMTEHPEYRQVLKKRVKDENGEISIDWINEELITFVKDRLGHDQRYAIDPTKITNALGWYPETKFEVGIVKTIEWYLNNQTWVEEVTSGDYQGYYEKMYGK, translated from the coding sequence ATGAAAACTTATCTAGTGACCGGTGCCGCAGGTTTTATCGGTGCAAATTACATCAAATACATCTTAGCGAAGCATAGCGATATAAAAGTCGTGATATTGGATGCATTGACGTATGCAGGTAACTTAGGGACAATTGCGAAAGACATTGACAATGAACGTTGTGTCTTTATCAAAGGTGATATCGGGAGCCGCGACGTGGTAGACAGCCTATTTGCTGAATATCGCTTTGATTATGTGGTGAATTTCGCTGCCGAAAGTCATGTTGACCGTAGTATTGAGAATCCGCAACTGTTCCTGATAACCAATATTTTAGGAACACAGAACTTGCTGGATTGCGCACGCCGCGCATGGGTGATGGGTAAGGATGAACAAGGATACCCCACTTGGAGAAAAGGAGTGCGTTATCATCAAGTGTCTACCGACGAGGTGTATGGCTCGCTGGGAGCCGAAGGGTATTTTACGGAGACAACTCCGCTCTGCCCTCATAGCCCGTACAGCGCATCCAAGACGAGTGCGGATCTGTTTGTGATGGCTTATCACGACACTTATAAAATGCCGGTAACGATTACCCGTTGCTCCAACAATTACGGTCCGTATCATTTCCCGGAAAAACTGATTCCGTTGATTATCAAGAATATACTTGAAGGAAAACATCTGCCTGTTTATGGCGATGGAAGTAATGTGCGCGACTGGCTTTATGTGGAAGACCACTGTAAAGCTATCGACCTTGTTGTGCGTGAAGGACAGGAAGGCGAGGTGTACAACGTGGGTGGGCATAACGAGAAGACAAACCTCGAAATCGTGAAGTTGACAATTTCTACTATTCATCGGCTGATGACGGAACATCCGGAATATCGCCAGGTGCTCAAGAAACGGGTGAAAGATGAGAACGGGGAGATTTCCATCGATTGGATCAACGAAGAACTGATTACCTTCGTCAAAGACCGTTTGGGACATGACCAACGTTACGCCATTGACCCTACAAAGATAACAAACGCACTGGGCTGGTATCCCGAAACGAAATTTGAAGTCGGCATCGTGAAAACCATCGAGTGGTATCTGAACAACCAAACTTGGGTGGAAGAAGTGACCAGCGGAGATTATCAGGGATATTACGAAAAGATGTACGGAAAGTAG
- a CDS encoding DUF6169 family protein codes for MVTHCYSIPRYGLVYEVGFVEDYTFFDKNTYQFFIVEKNGSRFLKDPLVKETVWAIIEVFFRENSNVLLYVCDTSDGRQASRDRLFDIWFYEYEKQEEYIHLTAKVESDSIYYFASVILKITHPHLDEIKEAFDVFTEDMKDKLS; via the coding sequence ATGGTAACTCACTGCTATTCCATACCCCGATATGGATTGGTGTATGAGGTGGGGTTTGTGGAGGATTATACTTTCTTTGATAAAAATACTTATCAGTTTTTTATTGTAGAGAAGAATGGAAGTCGTTTTCTCAAAGATCCACTGGTGAAAGAAACTGTATGGGCTATTATTGAGGTGTTCTTTCGGGAGAACAGTAATGTTTTGCTCTATGTTTGTGATACATCGGATGGTAGGCAGGCTAGTCGTGACCGATTGTTTGATATTTGGTTTTATGAATATGAAAAACAGGAGGAATATATACATTTGACTGCCAAAGTGGAATCGGATTCGATTTATTATTTTGCTTCTGTGATATTAAAAATAACTCATCCTCATTTGGATGAGATAAAAGAGGCTTTTGACGTTTTTACGGAGGATATGAAAGATAAACTTTCTTAA